The following are encoded together in the Hyalangium minutum genome:
- a CDS encoding carbohydrate binding domain-containing protein → MNSLLRKPWWLSLVALGLWQGCGEPQAPVAKSSNLIVNGSFEGKLDPWWTANDSEGGTGGTSPAAADIGSSGMALHKGKGGWGFMVGQETSGHSAMQTFQFKARIRGAQGGERVNVSFHGQSFDVIAEPLWRTVDRLVLIPDGGGGTTAMITATSDDSTVHVDDVSAFWVEVARGDADNEDGNLLRNASFESDLGLWTFWADVPEEGRAWTTPDGRSSGYAGLALTRGPSGALTTLKQMLQEPVFQGEKYRIEARVRGEHGGEQVNLCLQMKDEPWTGPCIQVTASTQWQHASQTVSIEEDLNDKRVGLLVSLSTEGTAYVDDVIVVRTQKR, encoded by the coding sequence ATGAACTCCCTTCTTCGCAAGCCGTGGTGGTTGAGCCTCGTGGCGCTGGGCCTGTGGCAGGGCTGCGGCGAGCCCCAGGCCCCCGTCGCCAAGAGCTCCAACTTGATCGTCAACGGCTCCTTCGAGGGCAAGCTGGACCCGTGGTGGACGGCCAATGACTCGGAGGGCGGCACCGGCGGCACGAGCCCCGCAGCCGCGGACATTGGCTCCTCCGGGATGGCGCTCCACAAGGGCAAGGGCGGCTGGGGCTTCATGGTGGGCCAGGAGACGTCGGGCCACAGCGCCATGCAGACCTTCCAGTTCAAGGCCCGCATCCGAGGCGCCCAGGGTGGCGAGCGCGTCAACGTCAGCTTTCACGGCCAGAGCTTCGACGTCATCGCCGAGCCTCTCTGGCGAACGGTGGACCGGCTGGTGCTCATCCCCGATGGCGGCGGCGGAACCACGGCGATGATCACCGCCACCTCGGACGACTCCACCGTCCATGTGGATGATGTGTCCGCCTTCTGGGTTGAGGTGGCTCGAGGCGACGCCGACAACGAGGACGGCAACCTGCTCCGCAATGCCTCCTTCGAGAGCGATCTCGGGCTGTGGACCTTCTGGGCGGACGTGCCCGAGGAAGGCCGCGCGTGGACCACGCCGGACGGGCGGAGCTCCGGCTATGCGGGCCTGGCGCTGACCCGAGGGCCCTCGGGAGCCCTCACCACCCTCAAGCAGATGCTGCAGGAGCCCGTCTTCCAGGGCGAGAAGTACCGTATCGAGGCTCGCGTCCGCGGCGAGCACGGGGGTGAGCAGGTGAACCTGTGCTTGCAGATGAAAGACGAGCCATGGACCGGGCCCTGCATCCAGGTGACGGCTTCCACTCAGTGGCAGCACGCCTCCCAGACGGTGAGCATCGAGGAGGACCTGAACGACAAGCGCGTGGGCCTGCTGGTGTCGCTGTCCACCGAGGGCACCGCCTACGTGGATGACGTGATCGTCGTGCGCACCCAGAAGCGCTAG
- a CDS encoding ABC transporter substrate-binding protein/permease, with protein sequence MSTMAGRLVDISPALSVSPRRWGLVVGWLLLVGLLLPGLATAEASNSPSGQPGASPGGALARIQTAGVLRVAIDATYPPMEFLEKGQPVGFDVDLAREIARRLGVTAEFVVMDWDGILAGLTSGRYDIILSSMNITPAREQQVDFVEYARMSQVFVTTRNRNIRTEEELAGQRVAVQTNTTSQRWVQQLQQRGVAVQAIRPFPGATECFAAVKSGQADVIVIDEPVGRFFARRDDTFVITGQALEPEPIGIAINKQDADLTAAIARAFEDIRNSGTLKRLSEHWFGGELGQAVKPQGFWVFSRETVLPRVLQGLGVTLQLTLGSGALGITLGLLLSLARISRRRPIRGVALAYITLFRGTPLLLQLLFIFFALPLMLGVRLGPMAAGLTALSLNAAAYIAEIFRAAIESIDKGQMEAARALGMSHELAMRRVILPQTFRRIIPPLVNELAALSKDTSLVMVIALPEMLYETKQLAGTYLRPEVYAWAAIGYLIIVVALSALAQRLERRLEARGT encoded by the coding sequence ATGTCCACGATGGCCGGCCGCCTTGTGGACATCTCCCCTGCTCTCTCCGTGAGCCCTCGTCGCTGGGGACTCGTGGTGGGATGGCTCCTGCTGGTGGGGCTGCTGCTGCCCGGTCTCGCTACCGCCGAGGCGTCAAACAGCCCCTCAGGCCAGCCGGGCGCCTCCCCAGGTGGAGCCCTGGCCCGAATCCAGACTGCAGGCGTGCTGCGGGTGGCCATTGACGCCACCTACCCGCCCATGGAGTTCCTGGAGAAGGGCCAGCCCGTGGGCTTCGACGTCGATCTCGCCCGGGAGATTGCTCGCCGGCTCGGCGTCACCGCCGAGTTCGTCGTCATGGACTGGGACGGCATCCTCGCCGGGCTCACCTCGGGCCGATACGACATCATCCTGTCGTCCATGAACATCACCCCCGCGCGCGAGCAGCAGGTGGACTTCGTCGAGTACGCGCGCATGTCCCAGGTCTTTGTCACAACTCGGAACCGCAACATCCGCACCGAGGAGGAGCTCGCGGGCCAGCGCGTCGCCGTCCAGACGAACACCACCTCACAGCGGTGGGTGCAGCAGCTTCAGCAGCGCGGCGTGGCTGTCCAGGCGATCCGCCCCTTCCCCGGCGCCACCGAGTGCTTCGCCGCCGTGAAGTCCGGCCAGGCGGACGTCATCGTCATCGACGAGCCCGTGGGCCGCTTCTTCGCGCGACGGGATGACACCTTCGTCATCACCGGCCAGGCGCTCGAGCCCGAACCGATCGGCATCGCCATCAACAAGCAGGACGCCGATCTCACCGCCGCCATCGCCCGGGCCTTCGAGGACATCCGAAACAGTGGAACCCTGAAGCGCCTCTCCGAGCACTGGTTTGGCGGCGAGCTGGGGCAGGCGGTGAAGCCCCAGGGCTTCTGGGTCTTCTCCCGCGAGACGGTGCTGCCCCGTGTGCTCCAGGGGCTCGGGGTGACGCTGCAGCTCACGCTGGGCTCTGGGGCGCTCGGCATCACGCTGGGGCTGCTCCTGTCGCTGGCGCGCATCTCCCGCCGCCGTCCCATCCGAGGCGTGGCTCTGGCCTACATCACCCTGTTCCGGGGCACGCCGCTGCTGCTCCAGCTCCTCTTCATCTTCTTCGCGCTGCCGCTGATGTTGGGCGTGCGGCTGGGCCCCATGGCTGCTGGGCTCACGGCGCTGTCGCTCAACGCCGCCGCCTACATCGCGGAGATCTTCCGCGCCGCCATCGAGTCCATCGACAAGGGACAGATGGAGGCGGCGCGGGCGCTCGGCATGAGCCACGAGCTGGCCATGCGCCGGGTCATCCTTCCGCAGACATTCCGCCGCATCATCCCTCCGCTCGTCAATGAGCTGGCCGCGCTGTCCAAGGACACCTCGCTCGTCATGGTCATCGCGCTGCCGGAGATGCTCTACGAGACGAAGCAGCTCGCGGGCACGTACCTGCGCCCCGAGGTGTACGCGTGGGCGGCCATCGGCTACCTGATCATCGTCGTCGCGCTGTCCGCGCTGGCCCAGCGGCTGGAGCGGCGGCTGGAGGCGCGAGGCACATGA
- a CDS encoding SRPBCC family protein: MKRVVKIAGLGLAALVAVLVVVGFFLPRKWHVEQVVLVNAGPEHIYPLVSDLKEWPSWAAWNKDMDPEVKWEYGGPASGPGAWWSWNGPKMGRGKMTITKSEPGSGVWVDEMIETDKEVNAKGSLTWTTQGGGTQITWVDEGTLPPVIGGYFVGFIENMLANNFQTGLTKLKAAAEQRKGAAAAVQAEQEGTAVAAPVAAPATP; the protein is encoded by the coding sequence ATGAAGCGCGTTGTGAAGATCGCCGGGCTGGGCCTCGCGGCCCTGGTGGCGGTGCTCGTGGTGGTGGGGTTCTTCCTGCCTCGCAAATGGCACGTCGAGCAGGTGGTGCTCGTCAACGCCGGGCCCGAGCACATCTACCCGCTCGTGAGCGATCTCAAGGAATGGCCGTCCTGGGCCGCCTGGAACAAGGACATGGATCCCGAGGTGAAGTGGGAGTACGGCGGCCCCGCGTCCGGGCCGGGTGCGTGGTGGTCCTGGAACGGTCCGAAGATGGGGCGCGGGAAGATGACGATCACCAAGAGCGAGCCCGGCTCCGGCGTCTGGGTGGACGAGATGATCGAGACCGACAAGGAAGTGAACGCGAAGGGCTCGCTCACCTGGACGACCCAGGGCGGGGGCACCCAGATCACGTGGGTGGATGAAGGCACGCTGCCCCCCGTCATCGGTGGGTACTTCGTGGGCTTCATCGAGAACATGCTGGCCAACAACTTCCAGACGGGCCTGACGAAGCTCAAGGCCGCCGCCGAGCAGCGCAAGGGTGCGGCAGCGGCGGTTCAGGCGGAGCAGGAGGGGACTGCTGTTGCGGCTCCGGTGGCCGCGCCCGCGACTCCCTGA
- a CDS encoding type II secretion system F family protein, producing the protein MNERQPARTKPPAQQEERGRERSPNSVQARPPGVRTAQRPPASSDVKERVARAWARHPLVAMARHRRRLTFFTGLHSMLKAGVPLSIAFTELSRGADKDPFRRAIAQVGAAISQGAGLAEAMRRHPVWFEPQVVAAMEAAEVSGTLESALAGVIERMQELHKLRWRTLSMCLYPAYLLVAFLIGGALLDGAGSVQEAKSLDVLPLALTGSLFARLLKVTGIALTALSFPLLLAALGVEDRWAELRLRLPLLGGFYRKTEASRFCQVLGSCLGAGLDAARSLQLALEATGSAKLQSRAGAAVHRLRSGASLTDVVEWLDVLDGEGLRQVATAERTGHLPPLLQQQAKSQAESGLRTLQVLMVICIVMLVSFLVVTNILRIFESQREYYRSLENLGRG; encoded by the coding sequence ATGAATGAGCGGCAGCCAGCGCGGACGAAGCCTCCGGCACAGCAGGAGGAGCGGGGCCGGGAGCGGAGTCCGAACAGCGTGCAAGCGCGGCCGCCGGGAGTTCGCACGGCGCAGCGTCCTCCGGCCTCCAGCGATGTGAAGGAGCGGGTGGCCCGGGCGTGGGCGCGGCACCCGCTGGTGGCCATGGCCCGGCACCGGCGGCGGCTGACCTTCTTCACCGGGCTGCACAGCATGTTGAAGGCGGGCGTGCCCCTGTCGATCGCCTTCACTGAACTGTCGAGGGGCGCCGACAAGGATCCGTTCCGGCGCGCCATTGCCCAGGTGGGCGCCGCCATCTCCCAGGGAGCGGGCCTCGCCGAGGCGATGCGTCGGCATCCCGTTTGGTTCGAGCCGCAGGTGGTGGCGGCCATGGAGGCAGCGGAGGTGTCCGGGACGCTCGAGTCTGCGCTGGCCGGTGTCATCGAGCGCATGCAGGAACTGCACAAGCTGCGCTGGCGCACGCTCTCGATGTGCCTCTATCCCGCGTACCTGCTGGTGGCCTTCCTCATCGGCGGCGCGCTCCTGGATGGGGCTGGGAGCGTCCAGGAGGCGAAGTCCCTGGATGTGCTCCCGTTGGCGCTCACCGGCTCGCTGTTCGCCCGGCTGCTGAAGGTGACGGGGATCGCGCTGACGGCCCTCTCGTTCCCGCTGCTGCTGGCCGCGCTGGGCGTCGAGGATCGCTGGGCCGAGCTCCGCCTGCGCCTCCCGTTGCTCGGGGGCTTCTACCGGAAGACCGAGGCCAGCCGCTTCTGCCAGGTGCTGGGCTCGTGCCTGGGGGCAGGGTTGGACGCGGCGCGCAGCCTGCAACTGGCATTGGAGGCCACGGGGAGCGCGAAGCTCCAGTCGCGCGCGGGGGCGGCGGTGCACCGGCTGCGGAGCGGTGCCTCGCTCACGGACGTGGTGGAGTGGCTGGACGTGCTCGACGGCGAGGGCCTGCGGCAGGTCGCCACGGCGGAGCGCACGGGCCACCTCCCGCCGCTCCTCCAGCAGCAGGCGAAGTCTCAGGCCGAGTCCGGGCTGCGGACCCTGCAGGTGCTGATGGTGATCTGCATCGTCATGCTGGTGTCGTTCCTGGTGGTCACCAACATCCTGCGGATCTTCGAGTCCCAGCGGGAGTACTACCGCAGCCTGGAAAACCTGGGGCGCGGCTAG
- a CDS encoding cupin domain-containing protein codes for MSEQHTPSSGTRFHPGVLLPRGNNAVATSRFEELTPGSLVSETDTEAVTLAVEEMRMYSPRSPVDRSTLMWLGPPAVLGGEVISGSPELYGRFDFREGNVASGIFMATSGRIRVTFPFTEHATILEGEVTLTDETGQSQTFKAGDSYFIRQNQVILWDVRSGHVLKSFFNITR; via the coding sequence ATGTCCGAACAGCACACTCCCAGCAGCGGCACGCGCTTCCACCCGGGCGTTCTCCTGCCTCGCGGCAACAACGCCGTGGCGACAAGCCGCTTCGAGGAACTGACACCGGGCTCGCTCGTGAGCGAGACCGACACCGAGGCCGTGACCCTTGCCGTGGAGGAGATGCGCATGTACTCGCCGAGGTCTCCCGTGGATCGGTCCACCTTGATGTGGCTCGGTCCTCCCGCGGTGCTGGGGGGCGAGGTGATCTCCGGCTCGCCGGAGCTCTATGGCCGCTTCGACTTCCGCGAGGGCAACGTGGCCTCCGGCATCTTCATGGCCACCTCCGGACGGATCCGCGTCACCTTCCCGTTCACCGAGCACGCCACCATCCTCGAGGGTGAAGTCACCCTCACCGATGAGACGGGCCAGAGCCAGACCTTCAAGGCGGGCGACAGCTACTTCATCCGCCAGAACCAGGTCATCCTCTGGGACGTGAGGAGCGGCCACGTCCTCAAGAGCTTCTTCAACATCACCCGGTAG
- a CDS encoding AAA family ATPase: MTLAAPGSSSSRAPSVPWLEELDILIRARYPLLYLVSWEEHRVDTILSELARSHSKALFHWSITRGLRNVGGSRTQINPDDTRNPIDALAAIEKLNEPSLVVLKDFHPYLEDKGVVRAVRELAHFLKSTFTTVIILGPTLSIPVELEKEVSVIDVPLPGYNDLMNLLKEIVAVVRKGNKATVELSREHADQIIKAALGLTLSEAENAFAKAIAHDGKLGVDDIKRIQDEKRQVIRKNGLLEYYPPDETLGNVGGLQNLKAWLGQRTAAFGERARQFGLPEPRGVLLLGVQGCGKSLTAKAISAHWNLPLLRLDMGRIFSGLIGSSEENLRKAIRAAESVAPVVLWVDEIEKGLSGVASSSTGDSGVSARVFGTLLTWLQEKTAPVFVVATANRIEGLPPEVLRKGRFDEIFFIDLPEQAERREIFRIHLHRRRRPPANYDLEALATLSDGFSGAEIEQAVIAGLYEAFAESVELAQPHLVRAIRETFPLSVTMRDEISRLRVWAKGRTRPASVHGGAPEVGR; encoded by the coding sequence ATGACGCTCGCGGCTCCCGGTTCATCCTCCTCCCGCGCTCCCTCCGTGCCGTGGCTGGAGGAACTCGACATCCTGATCCGGGCTCGCTACCCGTTGCTCTATCTGGTGTCCTGGGAAGAGCACCGGGTGGACACCATCCTGTCCGAGCTGGCCCGCTCGCACAGCAAGGCGCTCTTCCATTGGTCCATCACCCGAGGGCTGCGCAACGTGGGCGGCTCTCGGACCCAGATCAATCCCGACGACACGCGCAACCCCATTGATGCGCTGGCGGCCATCGAGAAGCTGAACGAGCCGTCCCTGGTGGTGCTCAAGGACTTCCACCCGTACCTCGAGGACAAGGGTGTGGTGCGGGCCGTGCGCGAGCTGGCCCACTTCCTCAAGAGCACCTTCACCACCGTCATCATCCTGGGCCCCACGCTCAGCATTCCCGTCGAGCTGGAGAAGGAGGTCTCCGTCATCGACGTGCCCCTGCCCGGGTACAACGACTTGATGAATCTCCTGAAGGAGATCGTCGCCGTCGTCCGCAAGGGCAACAAGGCCACCGTGGAGCTGTCGCGCGAGCACGCCGATCAGATCATCAAGGCGGCGCTCGGGCTGACGCTCTCCGAGGCGGAGAACGCCTTCGCCAAGGCCATTGCCCACGACGGCAAGCTGGGTGTGGATGACATCAAGCGCATCCAGGACGAGAAGCGGCAGGTGATCCGCAAGAACGGCCTGCTCGAGTACTACCCTCCGGACGAGACGCTGGGAAACGTGGGCGGCCTGCAGAACCTCAAGGCATGGCTGGGACAGCGCACTGCCGCCTTTGGAGAGCGCGCCCGCCAGTTCGGGCTGCCCGAGCCTCGCGGCGTGCTGCTGCTGGGTGTGCAGGGCTGCGGCAAGAGCCTCACCGCGAAGGCCATCTCCGCGCACTGGAACCTGCCGCTGCTGCGGCTGGACATGGGCCGCATCTTCAGCGGGCTCATCGGCTCGTCCGAGGAGAACCTGCGCAAGGCCATCCGCGCCGCCGAGAGCGTGGCCCCCGTGGTGCTCTGGGTGGACGAGATTGAGAAGGGCCTGTCGGGCGTGGCCTCCTCCAGCACGGGGGACAGCGGCGTCTCCGCCCGCGTCTTCGGTACGCTGCTCACGTGGCTGCAGGAGAAGACGGCGCCCGTGTTCGTGGTGGCCACCGCCAACCGGATTGAAGGCCTGCCTCCCGAGGTGCTGCGCAAGGGGCGCTTCGATGAGATCTTCTTCATCGATCTGCCCGAGCAGGCCGAGCGCCGGGAGATCTTCCGCATCCACCTTCACCGGCGGCGCCGGCCGCCCGCGAACTATGATCTGGAGGCGCTGGCCACGCTGTCGGACGGCTTCAGCGGCGCGGAGATCGAGCAGGCGGTGATCGCCGGGCTGTACGAGGCTTTCGCCGAGAGCGTGGAGCTCGCGCAGCCGCACTTGGTGCGCGCCATCCGGGAGACGTTCCCGCTGTCCGTCACCATGCGAGATGAGATCTCCCGGCTGCGCGTGTGGGCCAAGGGGCGGACCCGGCCGGCATCGGTGCACGGCGGCGCGCCGGAGGTCGGGCGATGA
- the amrA gene encoding AmmeMemoRadiSam system protein A: MSRGLTLLALARAAVDESLEGPQVQVPQDPWLNEPGACFVTLRKDGELRGCIGSLEAHRPLAEDLIHNARGAAHRDPRFEPLQRNELNRVRFEVSLLSPLEPLEVKTEQEAIAALRPGMDGALLQWGPYRGVFIPKMWKQLPNPLEFLAFLRRKAGLSSQDWYPGTQLWRFTAEDWAEPELRN, encoded by the coding sequence ATGAGCCGAGGCCTCACCTTGCTTGCTCTTGCCCGTGCCGCGGTGGATGAGTCACTCGAAGGTCCGCAGGTCCAGGTGCCTCAGGATCCCTGGCTGAACGAGCCCGGGGCCTGCTTCGTGACGCTGCGCAAGGACGGCGAGCTGCGCGGCTGTATTGGCAGCCTGGAGGCTCACCGGCCGCTGGCGGAGGATCTGATCCACAACGCGAGGGGAGCGGCCCATCGGGATCCACGCTTCGAGCCGCTGCAGCGCAACGAGCTGAACCGGGTGCGCTTCGAGGTGAGTCTGCTGTCGCCGCTGGAGCCCCTGGAGGTGAAGACGGAGCAGGAAGCCATCGCGGCGCTGCGCCCAGGGATGGATGGGGCGCTGCTGCAGTGGGGGCCCTACCGTGGGGTCTTCATCCCGAAGATGTGGAAGCAGCTGCCGAATCCGCTGGAGTTTCTTGCGTTTCTGCGACGCAAGGCGGGCCTGTCGTCGCAGGACTGGTATCCTGGCACACAGTTGTGGCGCTTCACCGCCGAGGACTGGGCCGAGCCAGAGTTGCGCAACTGA
- a CDS encoding endonuclease/exonuclease/phosphatase family protein produces MNSSPRRRPHLLLPLFTCSALLVSACGKDDSKPTGPVDVTVMTRNVYLGANIFLLSQAKTRQEVPSVAAQLYATVQATNFPERAGALAAEIEAKKPALVGLQEVSLYRTQHPSDFFSNGAVNALVDSYDFLGLLQAKLRERGLDYRVAARVKNGDAELPAALSGNPSDLTDIRLTDYDVILARGDVQTSEAVEQNYVHNAQVAVGGSTVTFTRGFTKVDAEVDGAKFTFVNSHLEGLMPANEEQAHELVGILEGFRQPLILVGDLNTGPGSSTPAYGIFSEAGYTDAWTVAGSGSGFTCCVGEKLLDTNTSGFDERIDLMFYAGDGLQPVSAEVVGDELGDRTPSGLWPSDHAGTVVTFRINR; encoded by the coding sequence ATGAACTCCTCCCCGCGTCGCAGGCCGCACCTGCTGCTTCCCCTGTTCACCTGCTCCGCCTTGCTCGTCTCCGCCTGTGGCAAGGACGACTCGAAGCCCACAGGCCCGGTCGACGTCACGGTGATGACGCGCAACGTCTACCTGGGGGCCAACATCTTCCTGCTCTCCCAGGCCAAGACGCGGCAGGAAGTGCCGAGCGTTGCCGCGCAGCTCTACGCCACGGTGCAGGCGACGAACTTCCCGGAGCGGGCCGGAGCGCTCGCGGCGGAAATCGAGGCGAAGAAGCCAGCGCTGGTGGGCCTCCAGGAGGTGTCGCTCTACCGGACGCAGCACCCGAGCGACTTCTTCTCCAACGGGGCGGTGAACGCGCTGGTGGACTCGTACGACTTCCTCGGGCTGCTGCAGGCGAAGCTCCGCGAGCGAGGGCTGGACTACCGCGTCGCCGCGCGGGTGAAGAACGGGGACGCCGAGCTGCCGGCGGCGCTCTCGGGAAACCCGAGCGACCTCACCGACATCCGCCTGACGGACTACGACGTCATCCTCGCGCGCGGCGATGTCCAGACGTCGGAGGCGGTAGAGCAGAACTACGTGCACAACGCGCAGGTGGCCGTGGGCGGCAGCACCGTCACCTTCACGCGCGGCTTCACGAAGGTGGACGCCGAGGTGGACGGCGCGAAGTTCACCTTCGTCAACTCGCACCTCGAAGGCCTCATGCCCGCCAACGAGGAGCAGGCCCACGAGCTCGTCGGCATTCTCGAGGGCTTCCGCCAGCCGCTCATCCTGGTGGGCGATCTGAACACCGGCCCCGGCAGCTCCACCCCCGCCTACGGCATCTTCTCCGAGGCGGGCTACACCGATGCCTGGACAGTGGCGGGCTCTGGCTCCGGCTTCACGTGCTGCGTCGGAGAGAAGCTGCTGGACACCAACACCTCCGGATTCGACGAGCGCATTGATCTGATGTTCTACGCCGGAGACGGCCTCCAGCCGGTCTCGGCCGAAGTCGTGGGTGACGAGCTGGGCGACCGGACTCCCTCGGGCCTCTGGCCCTCGGACCACGCGGGCACCGTCGTCACGTTCCGCATCAACCGCTGA
- a CDS encoding ester cyclase, translating to MTLSDDLRARREALIREHFESENRLDFDATLATFLHPRYELVATGDVYDGPEEVMRYFRESRGAFPDQRNRLLALHHADNAIITEFELYGTHLGNYRGLPPTGRAFTARMSAVFIFEGELLVCERVYFDAATILRQLGIAHDPLTLKGRLATALNHPLTVGGAFLRQALRRVSGEKAQP from the coding sequence ATGACCCTGTCCGATGATCTGCGCGCCCGCCGCGAGGCGCTCATTCGCGAGCACTTCGAGTCGGAGAACCGGCTCGACTTCGACGCGACACTGGCGACGTTCCTCCACCCGCGCTACGAGCTGGTGGCCACGGGGGATGTGTACGACGGCCCCGAAGAGGTGATGCGGTATTTCCGGGAGTCGCGCGGAGCGTTCCCGGATCAGCGCAACCGCTTGCTGGCGCTGCACCACGCGGACAACGCGATCATCACCGAGTTCGAGCTGTACGGGACGCACCTGGGCAACTACCGGGGGCTGCCACCCACGGGGCGCGCGTTCACGGCGCGGATGAGCGCCGTCTTCATCTTCGAGGGGGAGCTGTTGGTGTGCGAGCGTGTGTACTTCGACGCGGCCACCATCCTCCGGCAGCTCGGCATTGCCCACGATCCGCTGACCCTCAAGGGGCGGCTGGCTACGGCCCTGAACCACCCGCTCACGGTGGGAGGCGCCTTCCTACGACAGGCGCTGCGCCGCGTGAGCGGAGAGAAGGCCCAACCCTAA
- the amrB gene encoding AmmeMemoRadiSam system protein B, with protein MIKVRPPAVAGAFYPGDRDRLAATLDRLLADAPPSPRKVPQALVVPHAGYIYSGPIAASAYARLRGAASQLRRVVLLGPSHRVRLRGLALPDTDGLATPLGVLPVDSEGAAAVARLPQVSSSALAHAQEHSLEVQFPFLQRVLPGVPVVPLVVGAASAEQVAEVLEQLWAQEGTLVLISSDLSHYLTYEEAREVDRETADRILALGAEQVDTDQACGAIPLSGLLLAALRRGLRAEELDLRNSGDTAGDRSRVVGYGAFAFDLPQETV; from the coding sequence ATGATCAAGGTACGTCCTCCAGCCGTGGCGGGGGCGTTCTACCCGGGAGATCGGGACCGACTCGCCGCCACCCTCGATCGGCTGCTGGCCGATGCACCTCCGAGCCCCCGCAAGGTGCCTCAGGCGCTGGTCGTTCCCCACGCGGGCTACATCTACTCGGGGCCCATTGCCGCCTCTGCGTATGCGCGGCTGCGCGGCGCGGCGTCTCAGCTCCGCCGCGTGGTGCTGCTCGGCCCCTCACACCGCGTCCGCCTCCGAGGCCTGGCGCTCCCGGACACTGACGGGCTGGCGACGCCGCTGGGAGTGCTGCCCGTGGACTCGGAGGGAGCGGCTGCGGTGGCACGGCTTCCCCAGGTCTCCTCCTCGGCCCTGGCGCACGCTCAGGAGCACTCTCTGGAGGTGCAGTTCCCCTTCCTCCAGCGCGTCCTCCCGGGCGTACCGGTGGTGCCGCTCGTGGTGGGTGCGGCCAGCGCGGAGCAGGTGGCGGAGGTCCTCGAGCAGCTCTGGGCGCAAGAGGGCACGCTCGTCCTGATCAGCTCGGATCTCTCGCACTACCTCACCTATGAGGAAGCGCGCGAGGTGGACCGCGAGACGGCGGACCGCATCCTCGCGCTCGGCGCAGAGCAGGTGGACACGGATCAGGCCTGCGGGGCCATTCCACTGAGCGGCCTGCTGCTCGCGGCCCTGCGCCGAGGCCTGCGCGCCGAGGAGCTGGATCTGCGCAACTCGGGAGATACGGCGGGCGACCGCTCCCGGGTGGTGGGTTACGGAGCCTTCGCCTTTGATTTGCCCCAGGAGACTGTATGA
- a CDS encoding M28 family metallopeptidase: MSLRSFIESLCSSQCAGRAPGSAGGKAARALVAQAFRDAGLEPEEQPVPGCGGANILAPLRGEQDRWVLVAAHYDHLGHHDGHTYHGADDNAAAVAILLEVARALRKNPPKGRGVLFAAFDSEEMPHFLSEEMGSEYYARHPTVPLDRIDLMVCMDLVGHAVGPEGVPAEVSQWVFALGAERSEGTGALVDRLSRAEQGVVVRRFDAETVPPLSDYWGFWRRNVPFLFLTNGRWRHYHTPEDTPDKLDYPKIEATARWLERLVRETCARPEEKIRFLENVRDDASTLRSLIELTGKLEAVSPLAAMARETAGQLLTHCDDKGRLAEAQRAALQMLVSRIESGLA; encoded by the coding sequence ATGTCCCTTCGCTCCTTCATCGAGAGCCTCTGTTCCAGTCAGTGTGCCGGCCGCGCCCCCGGCAGTGCAGGAGGAAAGGCCGCGCGGGCGCTCGTGGCACAGGCCTTCCGGGACGCGGGGCTGGAGCCCGAGGAGCAGCCGGTGCCGGGCTGCGGCGGTGCGAACATCCTCGCGCCGCTCCGGGGCGAGCAAGACCGGTGGGTGCTCGTCGCGGCCCACTATGATCACTTGGGCCACCACGACGGCCACACGTATCACGGCGCGGATGACAACGCGGCGGCGGTGGCCATCCTGCTGGAGGTGGCGCGGGCCCTGCGAAAGAACCCTCCGAAGGGCCGAGGTGTCTTGTTCGCCGCGTTCGACAGCGAGGAGATGCCCCACTTCCTCTCGGAGGAGATGGGCTCGGAGTACTACGCGCGTCACCCCACCGTACCGCTGGACCGCATCGACTTGATGGTCTGCATGGACCTGGTGGGCCATGCGGTGGGCCCTGAGGGCGTGCCCGCGGAGGTGAGCCAGTGGGTGTTCGCGCTCGGGGCGGAGCGGAGTGAAGGCACCGGAGCGCTGGTGGATCGCCTCTCTCGGGCGGAGCAAGGCGTCGTCGTCCGGCGGTTCGATGCGGAGACGGTGCCTCCGCTCTCGGACTACTGGGGCTTCTGGCGCCGCAATGTGCCGTTCCTCTTCCTGACCAACGGGCGCTGGCGTCACTACCACACGCCCGAGGACACGCCGGACAAGCTGGACTATCCCAAGATCGAGGCGACAGCCCGCTGGCTGGAGCGGCTCGTGCGGGAGACGTGCGCGCGGCCCGAGGAGAAGATCCGCTTCCTGGAGAACGTGCGGGACGATGCCTCCACGCTGCGTTCGCTCATCGAGCTCACCGGAAAGCTGGAGGCGGTGTCACCGCTGGCCGCCATGGCACGCGAGACGGCCGGACAGCTCCTCACCCACTGTGACGACAAGGGCCGCCTCGCCGAGGCACAGCGGGCGGCCCTGCAGATGCTGGTGTCCCGCATCGAGAGCGGGCTGGCCTGA